GCCCGAGGGCCCCGGGGccggctgggggtggggggatgggaaGCGGCCGGAGGCCCGGGGCCCGCCTCCCGGAGCAGCCGCTCACCGCCGTCTGCGGGACCCCCGCGTCCGCAGAGGCCGGAGAATCAGACTGGGAGCCGCCTTCGGAGGCCGAGACCAAGGTGCTGCAGGCGCGACGCGAGCGGCAGGACCGCATCTCCCGCCTCATGGGCGACTACCTGCTGTGCGGCTACCGCATGCTGGGGGACACGTGCCAGGACTGCGGGGTGCGTGCCGGGCCAGGGAGTGGGTGCTCGGGGGAGAACCGACGGCCCTCCCCGGCCCCGCCCCCTGGAACCCgtggtgggagaggagaggagagggttACATAGTGGAGAGTCGACAGAACAGCCTGCCCACAGTGATCACTTtgggggtttacttggcaaagatggggggtggggttgccatttccttctccacttcatttacagagttaaatgacttgcccagggtcaactatctgaatctggatttgaactcgggtcttcgtGACTCctagcctggtgctctatcctctgagccactgaACTGCCCCTTAGTATCCTTCAGCTTCCTTCCTAAAGCTCTTTTTGGTCCTCCTCCCCGTAGAGTGACTGCCTGGGCGtgcctctctctccatcctttacCAGGCTGTTCTGGGGAGCAGATGAGATAGGAATAGTAAGCAGGGGTCTGGGCGCCTGGCAGCAGCTGGGGGAGCTTTCCTAGCATAGGTCAAATCTGTTCATTCCTTTGAGCATTTATTTACCCAGCCCTGAAGGGTCACCGAGAGTAGCGGAAGCTTTCTCTCTGACTTTTCTCCAGACCATTTTACTCCAAGACAAACAGCGAAAAACTTACTGTGTAGCTTGTCAGGAGCTGAATTCAGACGTGGACAAGGATAACCCAGGTGAGGGGGTTCTGGGGGTCCTTTGTGTCAGACGAGACCAAAGCCTCTGACCTGGGCGCTCCAGAGGTTGAGAAGATGCAATTTCTGGGTCAGGAGGACCAAGGTGATTGAGGGGATGACTCCTCAGTTTGATCCTGGGGTATTGTAGGCAAGGGGGTGATCCACCCCAGTCTGGGGGAGCAGCCCTGTAGGGCTAATGCCCTGCTACTCTCTCCTGTGATAATCctcttccttctagctctgaatgcCCAGGCTGCTCTCTCCCAAGCCCGTGAACACCAGCTAGCCTCCTCAGAGCTCCCCACTGCTTCTCGACCAGCCCCACAGCCCCCTGTCCCCCGGCCAGAGCACTGTGAGGGGGCAGCTGCAGGGCTCAGGGCTGCCCAGGGGCCTTCTCCCACCTTGGCTCCCACAGCATCTCTGGCCCCAGATGTCTTGGCAACCTCACAGTCGGCTCTACTTCAGAAACTCGCCTGGGCCTCGGGAGAACTGGGCCCCAGCACCTCTTTGGAAGGAAGCATTCAGCTCTGCACCCTGATCCGAGTCTGTGCTGAGGCCCTGCAGGGGATTCGGCAGCTGCAACAGTGAGGGGTCTTTGGAAAGAGCAGGGGCCCCAGGGCCTTGGACTTGTCTAGCGGATTTGTCCAGGATTTATTGTGAATAGCTGCAAGAGAAAGGCACAGAAAAAATAACTGCCCTCGTGTGCTTTGTCCCTTCTTCCCAGGCCACGGCCCACGCCTGCTGCCTGTGGTTCGTGACCCCCCTCTGCTCTGCTCCCAGTCAGGAGCTGCCCTCCTCTGTCTCTCCGGTTCTGTTCTGTCTAGGTATTCTAGCTTTCCATAGTGGAGAGGTCGGGGGAGGTAGAGCCACAAGGCCTGGCATGGAAGCCAATAGGGCTTCATTCCACTTGTGGGCCTCCGAGATCTTACCAGTGAAATGTTGGGGCCCCACAGTCAGTGGTCTCGGTCCCAAGAGGCTTTCCCATCAAtcggccctcccagctctggcccTTTCCTGTCCAGGTAATTGTCCCCCTGGAGTGAGAGGAAGCAAGAGATGCCCCAGAGCCCTTAAAGGGCCAGACGGGACCACCTGCCTCTGGGCCTCCTTAACTAGGTTTGAGTGTCGGAAGGTCCTAGAGAGACTCCtgatagagatgaggaaaccagccCGGGGGAAGTCTGCTCTCAGGTTTCTTGGCCAATGAAAAGCCAAGCTGGGGGAGGtagagggaaaataataaaaatactgcctgcccccccccccccaagtgacTGCAATCTTAAGCAGGGGCTAACTTTCCCCTCATGTACCTGCTACTATTATCAGGGTCCCCGGGGTCAGGGGCTGGCAAGGGGAGACTGAGACAGTGGAGAGGCCCTCCGGGACTACGGAGGCCAACTCCATCCCAGAACGAGAATCCCCCTATTGTGACAAGAGGGCTCAGAGGGCTCGAGGGTCCAGACTGACCCCAGGGCTCAGGGGTTGAACCCGCCCTCCCAGCATGTGAAGAAAATGAACCTGGGTCTCGCTCGGGCTTCCCGGAGTGGGTGTCCTGCTTGAAGAAGGGCCAAGTAGCCCTTTAACAGAaatcagctgggggggggggggcatgtgTGATCCCTGAGGGAAAGCAAGGGCAGCGCCTCTCCAGCCCTCTTCACGCCTTAAAGGAGCAGCGTCCTTCCCATTTCCTCCTTGTCGGGCTTTCCTTCAGGTCGACCCAGGAAGACTTGGGCTGGGGAGAATCTTTTGCTTTCTCAGCTCTCAGACTACCCCGGGGTGCCGGCCCGGCTACGGCCCCACAGCACCGTGGGGAGCCGATCGGACGATCCGTTTTCCTTTTACTAGAGGCTCCTCCCCCTGGGCTGAGGGGAGGGGGCGCAGGGTGGGGCTTCTCCGGAGCCGAACAAAGCCGGCACTGAGTGGGGCTGCGGCGCCCGGGCCGGGCCGGGGCcaggg
This sequence is a window from Gracilinanus agilis isolate LMUSP501 unplaced genomic scaffold, AgileGrace unplaced_scaffold49725, whole genome shotgun sequence. Protein-coding genes within it:
- the ZNRD2 gene encoding protein ZNRD2, producing MGDYLLCGYRMLGDTCQDCGTILLQDKQRKTYCVACQELNSDVDKDNPALNAQAALSQAREHQLASSELPTASRPAPQPPVPRPEHCEGAAAGLRAAQGPSPTLAPTASLAPDVLATSQSALLQKLAWASGELGPSTSLEGSIQLCTLIRVCAEALQGIRQLQQ